The genomic region cgtaaaTCTCATaaagctcattgttccatcgaatgcgatattcgccgtggccaacgcgcaaaggatcataaatctttcgcagaacttttctctcgaaaactcgcaacgtcgactcgtcatctgatgttgtcatcgtccatgccgctgcaccatatagcaggacgggaataatgagtgacttggcgcagattgtggaatctcacttttgtggattgggcagaacacacttaaattccagtcgTCGTGCATgttttcgtccaaccatattctacaaagaagctgatgcatgctccttatcagtcctttgccgccgtgtttgaatagctcggccggcaatccatcggtgcccgccgctttgttgttcttcagacgggtaatttctattcgaaccttttcatggtcgggcaatggaacgtctgctctatcgtcatcgattggggaattgggtttgccttctcctggcgttgtacttttaCTGCAATTCAGCAGGCCAGAGAGCTGTTCCCTCCAGAATTTTACTAtgttctgggcatcggttactagttCACCTCCTTGGCTTCTACAAGATtatgctccagtcttgaaaccttctgttagtcgccgcatcttttcgtataattttcgaGTACAACCCTTGTCAGCTGCATAGagacgggtgcgaatcttggctgcaacaagatagtggtccgagtcaatgttagaATCTCGGAGcctacgcacgtctagaacactgaagacgtgtcttccgtctatcacaacatgatcgatctgattTTCAATCCgtagacagccaggtagctgaTACCATATATTATCTGTTGCAAACCGTATTGCGGTGACGGCTTCACATAAGTGTCGAAAACGAGCAAGTGAAATTTATGAGCCTGTGAAAACATTTAATAtctcgaaaatgtttgttcacCGCACTATTGATAAAATTTCCTAAACACGCCCAAAGTGAATGACTGAAGGAAAAGTGGTCAGCCGGGCGTGCTCCGAACCAATTCAACCAATTCTTTTCGCAAAAACATTCGCAGAAATCCTCTTAACACACGTTAACAGAAAATGATGGCAAGGGAAAAGGGAATCAACGCCAAGACTTATTTGAGATGATCTCCATATAGCCAGCCAACTGGTCATCTTCTGACAACACCCTTGAAGCACATTAGGCTGAAAGATGTAAGTGACCAAATTTTCAAAGTAGTTAAGCTCTCTTGGGTGGAAAACTGTGACTTAAAAGCAATATTCCTGGTTACACATCTGGAGCTAATTGGCGTCTGTAAGTCCGGATTTGAATCCAGTTTGTGGTCCGAGTTGGAGAACATGACCTGTTGAAACCCTCACCGAAATTTGGAGAGTTTCAAAAATCTTTGGTTCAGAAGCTGTGTTCTTTGGTTCATTTGAGGGCTTGTTTAAAGGATAAATGTTGTACATAGTTCATCTAATCTAggcattataaaataaaactaactttattaaaaatatattatagtttaatttataaGACGACCTGAACTTGTAACTAAAGTGTTGGCAGAACTAAGTAAATAATGACAGGTTAGTTCTACTATTTATAACGACGAGACCGACTTTAATTATCTCTGATTTCTTAAATTCTTGAAGATtcacttaaaaataaacaagaaactTATGCAAATGAATAGATATAgagtagaaaatatttgaaacgaaatattaaaaaaaattgtgcgaaCTTCTAGAACGGATAAGATTTGTTAAAAGTATTTTCAGAAATTATGAACACTCCAAAGAACTTAACTCGTATTAACTTATACGAGTACCATAAGTCATATAATCAAACTGTTTCATGAGTACTTTTTGCCTCATGTGCGAGATATTCATAACGGGTGTTTCTTTAGATGAGTGATTTTCAATGAGCAATACTTCATTCTTTGccaatatacaaaattatcgtgtttggagtgatgataatccacaagccattgttgGAATTCCGTTACAACTTCAAAGAGTTACTGTTTGCTGAGCTCTATTGAGGAAATAGGCGTGGTTCTAGTCTCATTTCGCTCAATTATCCAACAcatttatccaaaaaaaaattattacaaacttATAGTTAGAAACACTAAATAAGAACTATTCTTCTTCAACAGGGTTACATGAGCGGTTTAAGCATGAACTCAGCAAAGAGCTTAGCTGGTGCTCTCTTCAACTGGTATTGGTCGAACAACTGGATATATCATGTAACAACGTATCCGGCAGCAATTCTCATGTCACTCGTGCACAAATTTTTACTTAACGAAGGTTCGAAATCTGCCGAAGAGTAAACAACTCTGATATTGAAATTACTGCCGTATGAagtcataatttttttgctttgaatatcgaaaaatcatcagtttatttgtttttttttttttatgtgactGGCAATAATATTCGAACGGTCAAATAtacacttatatatttatattaatatatagacattttctcttcaaatttgGCGTATTATACTAAGTGAAAGCATATCTTAAAATGAAATTCGATAGGCATTTGTTTATGGTGTGTGTCAGCGAATTCATCGGCACCGCGATTCTGATGTGTGTCGGCTGTGCGTCTGTGGTGGGCATTACATTACCATTTTATGAACGAAACTTGGCAATGATCGGAATTGGTTTTGGACTGGCCGTGCATATTTCCGTGCATACCCTGGGCACGATTTCCGGCTCGCACATCAATCCGAGCGTTACCATTGCGGCCGTCATGCTTGGCAATATGGAGTGGCAATTGGGTTGCTTTTATGTATTGTGTCAGTTTCTGGGCGGTCTCACCGGTTATGCACTGCTATTCGCGTCCCTTACGGCATATGTACGCACCGACAGCTTTTGCGTCACTAAGCCAGTACTTGGTATCGAAATATGGCAGGCAATCTTGATTGAGTTCTTCCTAACATGCATACttgtgtatttttgttgtgGCGCCTGGGATAAACGCAATCCACAGGTGCATGATTCATTACCTATACGTTTTGGTTTGTTGATTGGCGGTCTTATTTTTGCGGCGGTAAGTTTCGGAACAATAATGATGAAAGCATTGAAGAAATCTTTCTTTTAATAGGCACCTTATACCGGCGCCAGCATGAACGTGGCACGCTCCCTACCGCCGGCCGTTTTAACAAATACTTGGACGGGATTTTGGATATACCCCGTTGCCCATGTGCCCGCTGCAATTTTGGTACCGTTAGCTtggaaatatttacatacagcCGGCTCCTCCGACGCTGGTGGCACTGAAGGAGAGGCATAACTATCAAATAAATCGAATTCTACAGACGCAAGACTTACGACGGTTTGAgactaacaaattttaataacagtttttaaataaaataattgttaacGACAAGTCAGCTAAACGTATTTTT from Bactrocera tryoni isolate S06 chromosome 3, CSIRO_BtryS06_freeze2, whole genome shotgun sequence harbors:
- the LOC120772510 gene encoding aquaporin AQPAn.G-like, coding for MKFDRHLFMVCVSEFIGTAILMCVGCASVVGITLPFYERNLAMIGIGFGLAVHISVHTLGTISGSHINPSVTIAAVMLGNMEWQLGCFYVLCQFLGGLTGYALLFASLTAYVRTDSFCVTKPVLGIEIWQAILIEFFLTCILVYFCCGAWDKRNPQVHDSLPIRFGLLIGGLIFAAAPYTGASMNVARSLPPAVLTNTWTGFWIYPVAHVPAAILVPLAWKYLHTAGSSDAGGTEGEA